A segment of the Candidatus Peregrinibacteria bacterium genome:
ATCTCTCTTCTCTCATTACGTGTTGTATTCTTTGGATATTTGGATCTGCCGTTATCAAAGGATTTGCAGTGGCTCTCGCCATGGGAATTGTGATTTCGATGCTCACGGCTATCACCGTCACGAGATCTCTTATGAGTATTATGCTCGGAAAAAGAATTAGTGAAATGAAGAAATTTTTAATATATGGAACAGAAGAAAAATAACATGAAATTTGTTGAACTCCCCGATGACATTGCGCACGTGCTTCAGAAAATTCCCCGAGAAAAAAGAGGGGATTTTCTTCTGGGTCATGGGTTTTCCCTTAAAAAAGATGATCAAAAAATAAACAAAGTCACCGAGCAAAAAAATGGAATTTGCAAAGAGGTCTATATTTTTTCAGACGGAGCATCACGAGGGAACCCAGGAGAAGCTGGTGCAGGCTATCTCATTACGGATAGCGACGGAAATATTCTGTATGAAGGACGAAAATATCTCGGTATTGCTACAAATAATATCGCGGAATGGACTGCTCTTTTTCTGGCACTCGAAACTGCGCACAAAATGAATATGCAGGAAGTGAAATGTTTTCTCGATTCTGAACTCGTAGTGAAGCAGATGAATGGCGCATACAAGGTAAAGAATCCGGATTTACGCATACTTTTTGAAAAGACAAAAATTCTTCAAACTCATTTCCAAAAAATTTCTTTTGCGCATATTCCGAGAGAACAAAACTCCCACGCCGATCGTCTTTCGAATGAAGCGATAGAGCAGAACAAATTCTAAATTCTGAATTTTAAATTTTGAATTAAGGGAATTTTTTTATAATTCAAAATGGCTTTGTTGCACAAATAAATTGTACGGGAATAGGAGTATGTCTAAGATGAGGAGGAACAATAACCTCTTTCAAAATGAAAAAGAAATCCTCACTTAGACAGAGATA
Coding sequences within it:
- a CDS encoding ribonuclease HI family protein, translated to MKFVELPDDIAHVLQKIPREKRGDFLLGHGFSLKKDDQKINKVTEQKNGICKEVYIFSDGASRGNPGEAGAGYLITDSDGNILYEGRKYLGIATNNIAEWTALFLALETAHKMNMQEVKCFLDSELVVKQMNGAYKVKNPDLRILFEKTKILQTHFQKISFAHIPREQNSHADRLSNEAIEQNKF